In one Winogradskyella sp. MH6 genomic region, the following are encoded:
- a CDS encoding efflux RND transporter periplasmic adaptor subunit produces the protein MKRTTTVIVLILIVVVFGASLFYLWQKNQEDPITYTSESPVEQTIVVKTVATGSIVPKEEVLIKPNISGVVDEVFVEAGEYVKQGDLIAQIRVIPNVSNLTSAKNSISSNQTSLQTAEINFKTQKAIYDRQKALFDKGVISANDFDQVNNTYLQAKQQVEQARINVTQARQNYDIIKTGTTSGLGNIAQTQVRATVSGMVLDVPVKAGNQVIEANNFNEGTSIASLADVTKMIFEGKVDESEVGKIKEGLPLEITVGAIEDDKFDAVLDYIAPKGVEENGAIQFEIKGSLKTVDSTFIRAGLSANASIILDKAENVLAIKEALVQYDEKTKAPFVEVEVGDQKFERKEVELGISDGIFVEVKSGITKSDKIKVWNQVQGVPKYAQQ, from the coding sequence ATGAAAAGAACAACAACAGTCATCGTATTAATTTTAATAGTAGTAGTATTTGGAGCTTCACTTTTTTATTTGTGGCAAAAAAATCAAGAAGATCCAATTACGTATACTTCAGAAAGTCCGGTTGAACAAACCATTGTGGTTAAAACTGTAGCTACAGGTAGCATAGTCCCAAAAGAAGAAGTATTAATAAAACCAAATATATCTGGTGTAGTAGATGAGGTTTTTGTTGAAGCTGGAGAATACGTAAAGCAAGGAGATTTAATAGCTCAGATAAGAGTAATACCTAACGTGTCAAATTTAACAAGTGCTAAAAATAGTATTTCGTCTAATCAAACATCTTTACAAACCGCTGAAATAAATTTTAAAACGCAAAAAGCAATTTACGATCGCCAAAAAGCATTATTTGATAAAGGTGTTATTTCTGCTAATGATTTTGATCAGGTAAATAACACATATTTGCAAGCTAAACAACAAGTAGAGCAGGCGAGGATAAATGTAACTCAGGCTCGCCAAAATTACGATATTATAAAAACAGGAACCACATCAGGTTTGGGTAATATAGCACAAACACAAGTTAGAGCAACGGTTTCAGGAATGGTTTTAGATGTTCCTGTAAAAGCAGGAAATCAAGTTATTGAAGCTAATAATTTTAATGAAGGAACATCAATAGCCTCATTGGCTGATGTTACCAAAATGATTTTTGAGGGTAAAGTAGATGAAAGTGAAGTAGGAAAAATTAAAGAAGGATTACCTTTAGAAATTACTGTTGGTGCTATTGAAGACGATAAATTTGATGCGGTCTTAGACTATATCGCACCTAAAGGTGTAGAAGAAAATGGTGCCATTCAATTTGAAATTAAAGGTAGTCTTAAGACTGTTGATTCTACATTTATAAGAGCAGGTTTAAGTGCTAACGCTTCTATTATTTTAGACAAAGCCGAAAATGTATTAGCTATTAAAGAGGCTTTAGTGCAATATGATGAAAAGACTAAAGCACCTTTTGTAGAGGTTGAAGTAGGAGACCAAAAATTTGAAAGAAAAGAGGTCGAGTTAGGTATAAGCGACGGTATTTTTGTTGAAGTGAAAAGCGGAATAACTAAAAGTGATAAGATAAAAGTTTGGAATCAAGTACAAGGTGTTCCAAAGTATGCACAACAATAA
- a CDS encoding ABC transporter ATP-binding protein: MIQIKDLHKSYHMGSNSLHVLKGINFNVKEGELVSIMGSSGSGKSTLLNILGMLDEADSGQYILDGVPIKNLNEKIAAKYRNEFLGFIFQSFNLINYKSALDNVSMPLYYKGIKRKERTDKAMHYLEKVGLAEWSHHLPSELSGGQKQRVAIARALASDPKVLLADEPTGALDTKTSYEVMELIQGINDEGKTILIVTHEDDIAHMTKRIVNLRDGVIIDDSIVEQVRASANV; this comes from the coding sequence GATTCAGATCAAAGATTTACATAAGTCTTACCACATGGGAAGCAATTCGCTTCATGTTTTAAAAGGAATTAATTTTAATGTAAAAGAAGGAGAACTTGTCTCAATTATGGGTTCTTCAGGGTCAGGCAAGTCCACTTTACTGAATATTTTGGGCATGTTAGACGAAGCAGATTCTGGCCAATACATTCTAGACGGTGTTCCTATCAAAAATCTCAACGAAAAAATAGCAGCAAAATATAGAAATGAGTTTTTAGGATTTATTTTTCAATCCTTTAATCTTATTAACTATAAGAGTGCTTTAGATAACGTTTCTATGCCACTTTATTACAAAGGTATAAAGCGAAAAGAACGCACAGATAAAGCAATGCACTATCTTGAAAAGGTGGGTTTAGCAGAATGGTCTCACCACTTGCCGAGTGAGTTGTCTGGTGGACAAAAACAGAGAGTTGCAATAGCTAGAGCATTAGCAAGTGACCCTAAAGTGTTACTAGCAGATGAGCCTACAGGAGCTTTAGATACAAAAACATCATATGAAGTTATGGAGCTTATTCAAGGTATTAATGATGAAGGCAAAACAATCCTCATTGTTACTCACGAAGATGATATAGCCCACATGACAAAACGTATCGTTAATCTTAGGGATGGTGTAATTATAGACGATAGTATAGTAGAACAAGTAAGAGCATCAGCAAATGTTTGA
- a CDS encoding ABC transporter permease, which translates to MFDLERWQEIFETLRKNKLRTFLTGLSVASGIFILVILLGFSKGIENGVKSQFEQDATNRISVWTGVTTKGYKGLNPGRYVQLKNSSFESVERKYDDYFEYRSKDYMIWGGTVTYKNESGNYRVRGTLPDNQFIENADIGYGRFVSQLDLDDKKKVAVIGNKMKKDLFKEEDPIDKNIQIFGVNFKVVGVFYDPGGDREESQVYIPVTTAQQVFNAGDNIRNMSFTVKMANNFDEAVAQSNAIAQGIEAQIKELHTVAPDDQSAVRVNNTLEEAQKIYSLIATIQAVFWFVGIGTIIAGIVGVGNIMLIIVKERTKEIGIRKALGALPMSIVSMILQEAVFVTIFAGLFGLIFGLGLLELVGPQIDSDFIKYPQVDFNIALTTVFILVIAGAFAGFIPAYRAAKIKPIIALRDE; encoded by the coding sequence ATGTTTGATTTAGAACGTTGGCAAGAAATATTCGAAACGCTACGAAAAAACAAACTTCGTACATTCTTAACTGGGCTCTCAGTAGCATCAGGAATATTCATTTTGGTTATTCTTTTGGGCTTTAGTAAAGGAATTGAAAATGGAGTAAAATCGCAATTTGAACAAGATGCTACCAATAGGATTTCTGTTTGGACAGGAGTAACGACTAAAGGATACAAAGGGCTTAATCCTGGTAGATATGTCCAGCTTAAGAATTCAAGCTTCGAATCTGTAGAAAGAAAATACGACGACTATTTTGAATATAGAAGTAAGGATTATATGATTTGGGGTGGTACGGTTACCTATAAAAATGAATCTGGAAATTATAGAGTTAGAGGTACTTTACCCGATAATCAGTTCATTGAAAATGCAGATATAGGTTATGGACGCTTCGTTAGTCAATTAGACTTAGATGATAAAAAGAAAGTAGCTGTTATCGGAAATAAAATGAAAAAGGATTTATTTAAAGAAGAAGATCCTATTGATAAAAACATTCAAATTTTTGGAGTTAATTTTAAAGTTGTCGGTGTTTTTTATGATCCAGGTGGTGATAGAGAAGAAAGTCAGGTTTATATACCAGTAACAACTGCCCAACAAGTTTTTAATGCTGGTGATAATATCAGAAATATGTCATTTACTGTAAAGATGGCAAATAATTTTGATGAGGCTGTAGCTCAGTCTAATGCAATTGCTCAGGGTATTGAAGCTCAAATAAAAGAACTTCACACCGTTGCACCTGATGATCAGAGTGCGGTACGTGTAAATAATACCTTAGAAGAAGCTCAAAAGATATATTCTCTAATAGCAACCATACAAGCTGTATTTTGGTTTGTTGGTATAGGAACTATCATAGCAGGTATAGTTGGTGTAGGAAACATCATGCTTATAATTGTAAAAGAGCGAACAAAAGAGATTGGTATAAGAAAGGCTTTAGGTGCTTTGCCGATGTCTATTGTAAGTATGATTCTACAAGAGGCGGTTTTTGTTACTATTTTTGCTGGCTTATTCGGATTGATTTTTGGGTTGGGCTTATTAGAATTGGTAGGCCCACAAATAGATAGTGATTTTATTAAATATCCGCAGGTAGATTTCAATATAGCATTAACAACCGTGTTTATATTAGTAATTGCAGGAGCTTTTGCTGGTTTTATACCAGCTTATAGAGCTGCAAAAATTAAACCAATTATTGCATTAAGAGACGAATAA
- a CDS encoding ABC transporter permease encodes MFNRDRWNEILEALNANKFRTILTAFGVFWGITILVLLLALTNGLKNGVTADFGNFATNSMFMWTQGTSKPYKGLPKGRYFNYKLDDVEAIKSEIPNLKYVSPRNQLGGFRGANNVIRGTKTGAFEIYGDYPEYIKQQPMDILQGRFISYSDIQTKRKICVIGTGVVKGLYDKDEDVLGTYIKINGVNFKVVGTFKMSNSQGDDEQDASTIYIPFTTFAQAFNRGENVGWMAITAVDDVPITSIKQQVFDLMKFRHKVDPTDERAIGHFDLSEQFGRISGLFSILTIVGYFVGALVLMSGIIGINNIMLIVVKERTKEIGVRRALGATPWMIKGQILQESLVLTILSGMLGVSFAALVIWVLNYILDQAGDVENFANPSVGMQVVFTALFILVVSGLLAGLIPANRATKMKPVDALRIE; translated from the coding sequence ATGTTTAACAGAGATCGTTGGAACGAAATATTAGAAGCACTAAATGCAAATAAGTTTAGAACTATTTTAACTGCATTTGGAGTGTTTTGGGGAATTACAATATTGGTATTGCTTTTGGCCTTAACTAATGGGTTAAAAAATGGTGTAACTGCTGATTTTGGTAATTTTGCAACAAACTCTATGTTTATGTGGACTCAGGGGACTTCTAAACCTTACAAAGGACTTCCTAAAGGGCGCTATTTTAATTACAAGTTAGACGACGTTGAAGCTATAAAATCAGAAATCCCTAATCTTAAATATGTCTCACCTAGAAACCAATTGGGAGGATTTAGAGGTGCAAATAATGTCATTAGAGGTACAAAAACAGGTGCTTTTGAAATTTATGGAGACTATCCTGAGTATATAAAGCAACAACCTATGGATATTCTTCAAGGTCGTTTTATCAGTTACTCAGATATTCAAACAAAGCGAAAAATTTGTGTCATAGGTACAGGTGTTGTTAAAGGGTTGTATGACAAGGATGAAGATGTTCTTGGTACATACATTAAAATAAACGGTGTTAATTTTAAGGTTGTTGGTACATTTAAAATGAGCAATAGTCAAGGAGATGATGAACAAGATGCCAGTACTATTTATATTCCATTTACAACATTTGCTCAGGCTTTTAATAGAGGTGAGAATGTTGGTTGGATGGCTATAACTGCGGTAGATGATGTGCCTATAACTTCAATTAAGCAGCAGGTTTTTGATTTAATGAAATTTAGACACAAAGTAGATCCTACAGACGAAAGAGCTATTGGTCATTTTGATTTATCCGAGCAATTCGGAAGAATAAGCGGTCTATTTTCAATATTAACAATAGTAGGATATTTTGTTGGAGCATTAGTTTTAATGTCTGGTATCATTGGTATTAATAATATCATGCTTATTGTTGTTAAAGAGCGAACAAAAGAGATTGGGGTAAGGCGTGCTTTAGGTGCAACACCATGGATGATTAAAGGACAGATTCTTCAAGAAAGTTTAGTACTCACAATTTTATCTGGAATGTTAGGAGTATCCTTTGCAGCCCTAGTCATATGGGTGTTAAATTACATATTAGATCAAGCAGGAGATGTAGAAAATTTCGCAAATCCAAGTGTTGGTATGCAGGTTGTGTTTACTGCACTATTTATATTGGTGGTTTCTGGTCTTTTGGCAGGGTTAATTCCCGCTAATAGAGCAACTAAAATGAAGCCAGTTGATGCCCTTAGAATAGAATAA
- a CDS encoding TolC family protein encodes MKKSIIVILLLFVALGQAQDKKWTLLECVNYALENNISIKQSELDLELANIAKKDAIGNFLPSLNASASQNWNIGLSQDPVTFNAVNSTAKNLSGGLRSSVDIFRGLQNINTLRRAKINQLASQYQLDKMRDDTSMFVANAFLQILANREQLKVVQGQNKVTKENIKNTQELVDAGVLPQGDLLEIKATDATQLQQIINAENALFLSKLSLAQLLQIKDYTSFDIVDVDYGLVSEDVLTKSAQEIFEKAKEELNDVKLVKTNAEIAEFDVKISRGALLPSLTGSYSFSSNYFTSDLFDTPDFETQITDNKSHNFSLSLNIPIFNGFSTKNNVNRNKVNLERAKFQLEQTELDLESTVYQAYNDAKNSKKSYEAALKTEEARRLAFEYAKERYDVGLSNSFDFNQSRTAYENAQSDVVRTKYDYIFRLKILEFYFGLPITDLN; translated from the coding sequence ATGAAAAAATCAATCATAGTAATACTACTTCTTTTTGTAGCTCTAGGTCAGGCACAGGATAAAAAGTGGACACTCTTAGAATGTGTTAATTATGCATTAGAGAATAATATCTCTATTAAACAAAGCGAATTAGATTTAGAATTGGCAAATATTGCAAAAAAAGATGCCATAGGTAATTTTTTACCATCTTTAAATGCATCTGCTTCACAAAATTGGAATATAGGATTGAGTCAAGATCCTGTTACATTTAATGCGGTTAATTCTACTGCTAAAAATTTATCAGGAGGTTTAAGGTCTAGTGTAGATATTTTTAGAGGTCTTCAAAATATTAATACTTTACGTCGCGCTAAAATAAATCAATTAGCCTCTCAATATCAACTAGATAAAATGAGAGATGATACGTCTATGTTTGTAGCTAATGCTTTTCTCCAAATATTAGCTAATAGAGAACAATTAAAAGTAGTACAAGGACAAAATAAAGTTACTAAAGAAAATATTAAGAACACGCAAGAGTTGGTTGATGCAGGCGTTTTACCCCAAGGAGATTTGTTAGAGATAAAAGCAACGGACGCTACTCAATTGCAACAAATAATTAATGCTGAGAATGCATTGTTTTTGTCAAAATTGAGTCTTGCTCAATTATTACAAATAAAAGATTACACCTCTTTTGATATAGTTGATGTAGATTATGGATTAGTTTCTGAAGATGTTTTAACAAAATCAGCTCAAGAAATTTTTGAAAAGGCAAAAGAGGAGTTAAACGATGTTAAATTGGTAAAAACAAATGCTGAAATTGCAGAGTTTGATGTTAAAATTTCCAGAGGAGCTTTACTGCCTTCTTTGACAGGTTCTTATAGTTTTAGTTCAAATTATTTTACTTCAGATTTGTTTGATACACCAGACTTTGAAACTCAGATTACAGATAATAAGTCACATAATTTCAGCTTAAGTCTCAATATTCCTATTTTCAACGGTTTTTCAACTAAGAATAATGTTAATAGAAATAAGGTTAATCTAGAACGTGCAAAATTTCAACTAGAACAAACAGAGCTAGACTTAGAATCTACAGTATATCAAGCTTATAATGATGCTAAAAACTCCAAGAAATCTTATGAAGCTGCTTTAAAAACTGAAGAAGCACGTCGCTTGGCTTTTGAATATGCTAAAGAGCGTTATGATGTTGGCTTATCTAATTCTTTCGATTTCAACCAATCGAGAACAGCCTACGAAAATGCGCAATCAGACGTGGTAAGAACAAAATATGATTATATTTTTAGACTTAAAATATTAGAATTCTATTTTGGACTTCCAATAACCGACTTAAATTAA